tgagggaGAAAATTTACCCGATTTTCGAAAATCTCAGtatttatccaaaaaaaaaattgaatttttcaaaaaaaaaaaaagtgtcatcctattcctaaaatatttacgaactacgcgggtctgattctcaccggatgtgagatacgtaggcaaccttcatagGGTTCggccccatttttataaaataactataaaaaaaaaatgtgtctagtattttttttaatcaaaaaacAAATAAGCAGATCCAGCTTTGGTTAATCCCAAATCGTTCCTGTCGGAATAGCCTTagaacatcttcaaaattgttgaaGGGCTGTTCTCGCAAGAACGGACGTGTCTGTCAATTGGGAATCACTTTTACCATAATGCCCTTCCCCCGTCCCTAAAGCTATCCTTGAAAGTAAGAAGGGGCCATAGTTGAAAAAATAGCTACCCTTTCTTTGGTCacaattgcaaaaatagcctcccTTCTCGttgatttttcttaaaattgagttatttacaaaagaTTATTTTGCAAAAGGAGTGCATTGGTTCTGTCTCTTGAGACTagtgtcaaccctaaccttaaccacCCACAGGTACAAATGAGCACTATCCAGAACACACCATTCACAGTTGTAGACAAGGCTCCACTtcagcttcagatgtggtggtatgatttaggagaagatggtcagaaatgggtcaccAAGCACTTGGGAGCCCTTACAGATATTATGAAAATTAAACCACGGGACGATTTGATTGAggcactagtgactttttgggaccccgttcacaatgtctttcgcttctccgattttgagctaactcccactttagaagagatagctggatattccgGGTTTGGCAGGGATTTGAGAAACCAGGAGCTCATATTCCCAAGGGCTCTTTCTGTACACCGATTCTTcgatcttctgaacatcagtaagcAAATTAGAAAGACCAACGTAGtcgaagggtgttgttctttctacttccTGTACTCTAGGTTCGGGCAGCCAAATGGgtttgaaatgcatgaaaagggccttaacAACAAGCAGAACAAAGACACATGGCAGATTCatcgtcgcttcgccttcataaTGGCGTTTCTGGGAATTATGGTCTTCCCAAACGAGAAGCGGACAATTGATACCCGCATAGCCAGGGttgtacaggtcctcactaccaaagaacatcacactcttgccccgGTCATtttatcagacatttatcgggcgttgactttgtgcaagtccggggcaaaattcttcgaagggtgcaatattttgttacaaatgtggttgattgagcatctccgacatcaccccaagttcatgagcTATGGTCCGAACAAGGACAATTTCATTGAGAGTTACgaagaaagagtaaaagattACAACTCCAGAAGGGGcggaagcctggatatcccacCTAAGATCTTTAAatgcaagtcaaattgagtggactttgggatggctcccgctaagagaggtgatacacatgtcggCCATAAAAAGTTATTTGCTGTTATTGGGTTTGAGAAgtgtccagccgtatgcgccacacagagttctaagacagctaggaAGGTACCAAGTAATACCTaaggatgaagatttgagtgtgcaagttattgagctacaccccgaagcccCACTCCCCGAAGCTTTAATCCAGcaaatttggaatggttgtcgctACTTGAAATATGATACTCAGGTGCCAGATCCTGCGAGAGGTGAGGTAGATCCGGGTTATGCTATATGGTTTGGGAAGAGGTCTCACGTGGATGATGTGCCAGAGCCCAAAAGGCCCACAAAAAGgccgcatgttcaagcctttgatgataaaatccaagaacggttggcttggGGTGAACGGGAAAAAGGATACAAAACAACTATTCATGTCTTAGAAGAAAGGCTAAGAAACCTCATTTTTGAGAAAGACTTGaaagaacaagaagccgaaggggaaaagaagagtctgatctGCAAAAATGAAGCCCTTCGTGCTCAacttcaacagatgaagaaagcctctgaagtgccagtgagaagttggaaagaccagagaaccattgccaatctgatggagaaagtgcaagattatgattccctcTTGGCAAAGACTGAAAAGTCGTTGGACAAAGCTAATGAAAAGATCGTACAACTAAATGAGAAGGCCGAATCAAGTAAGGATAGCCAAGTAACACAATTTGAAGAAAAGAGGGCTCAATTCGAGAGAGAGAAGGCCCATTGGGTACGTTCAGAAGCTCAGctccatgcacaattggaagaaatgagaaggtacaatagagaataCCAGCATGCAAATTTTGATAGGGAGATGGCTCAGGCGAGACTTGAGCAGGCTAGACTTCGGGCTCAGTTGGAGTCAGCCTTAGATCGTGAGGGCCACATAAGGGAGATAGCCACTACTCGCCAGCAGCAGTTACAAGATCGAGACCAAAATTTCCagtacttcaaagagcaagttcATAATTTGGCTATTTATACcgctcaaagttatgtgaactgccaagggatggattatgagaagtttttggagcatgcacctacttttgcccgtcatcttgcaGCAGAGTTAGAAAGGATGTACCGTACATTAGGGGGTCAACCAGGGCAAGCCCCACCatgagcagatgttccagtgTTTGAAAGCCAGAAGATTGTGGAGTTGAATTATAGTCGTAGTTGTTAGATCTTTTTATGTAGTAGTTATGTTTTAGTTTGAGTCATTGTTGAATCTTTAAAATCGCTGTCTTTTAGTCTTGTCAGAGTTTGGTAAGTCATTTTCAATGTAATGTCCTTTCTGTTATTGTATTATTtcgttttgttaaaaaaaaaaaaaaaatctactatTATTATTttcccctgaactacgtaatggtctgattcatgcggcgtcatgatacgtaggcaatcctcatcggatgcgatcataaccataattaatctataaaaaaaatgaatgaaaaaaaaacccgctaaattcaagatgaaaataaaccaataaatcaataagccgggatgaaacataaaCCTTCCAAGATCATTTTAGAAATGAAAATGGCATTAGGTGCATAACATATAATGTGTGATTAATATCTGCAAAATGCCTAACTCTAACACGTTTGTTGTTTGTCATTTtttaagataaagtaaaacagaggtggttggtttgtggtttaaactggcgactcacccttacaacacgagatcaaaaggaaaaaGTAGAATGGCAAACAACAGTGAGAATGAGTCAGATAATGATGATGTCCATGGACAATTGGTTGAACAAGGTTCAGGACTGGTTGAAGAAGTAAGAGTGTTGAAGTAACAATtggcagagatgtaccaagcctgggtgaATGGACAAGCACCACCCTCACTACCCATAGGGCCTTCGGACAATCTTCATAATGTGTCAGTTGCCACTCAAGTGCCTATCTCCATAACAAGTAACCCATTGTATCAACCTGGATTCAGTCCGAGCTTTAACCTCCCCACTACCCCCAGTACCTCCATTCCACGTCCTCCAATCGCACCCCTCAGAAATGACCCACCTACTATACCCATTGTCCATACTTTCACTGTCCCTCAACCGGCTCTTGCTCAAAAGTCCAATAATGATCCACAGCTGGATGCTCATGATGCCCAACATTACTCTCCAGAACTGACTTTAAAGGTTCCAGATTCATACAAGCACACTCCTCATAACATGTTCCCAATTGAGATCGAAAAGCCGGAAAAGAATATggaacaagaggaaatgaccagaaaaatgaAGAGCTTGGAACAGACCATGAGAAACATACAGGGTTTGGGGGGCCACAAGAGTGTTTCGTTTAACGATCTATGCATGTTTCCTCATGTTCATTTGCCACCCggcttcaagacccccaagtttgacaagtatgatgggcatggtgatcccgTTGCCCATTTGAAGAGGTATTGTAACCAACTAAGGGGAGCGGGAGGCAAAGAAGAATTGctcatggcttattttggggaaagtttgaCAGGAATTGCTTCAGAGTGGTTCATAGATCAAGACATCTCTCACTGGCACGTTTggaatgacatggctcaagattttgtccaacagtttcagtacaaTATTGATATAGTGCCAGACCGCTCCTCTCTCGTCaacataaagaagaaaccaacagaaagcttcagagaatatgcaatcaagtggagaGAGCAGGCTGCTAGGGTCAAACCACCAATGAAAGAGGCAGAAATGATTGACTATTTTCTCCAAGCTCAGGATCCAGATTACCTCCATTACATGTTGGCCGCCATCGGTAAACCTTTTGCTGAGGCGATTAAGATTGGTGAAATAGTTGAGAATGGCATGAAGTCAGGCAAAATTGTGAGTCAGGCAGCCCTTAAGGCAACCACACAAGCAATTCAAAGTGGGTCAGGCAATTTCGGAAATCGGAAAAAGAAGGAGGAAGGATCCATGATGGCATCTGGGTTCGGGGGAGTTCAAAGGGGAATAGCTCCTTCTTATGTGCAATTTCAACAAGGACTATCCAATTCTCTTCAACATTATTATCCGCCTCAAGGTCCCCGATACTCAGTTCCCCTGCAACAGTACACATTGTTTAATGCTCAGGCTTATGCTAGGCCTCCCAATCACCAACAATGGCAGGCACCGATTCCACAAGGCTCCCGTCAACTCCGGCCAAATTTTCAGGCACCATATAATCCTCGTCCCCGACAAGAATATGTGAGAGAACAGGAGCCAAAGAAAGAGTTCACCCCAATTGGAGAATCGTATACAAGCCTATTTCGAAAGTTGATGCAGTTGAAGTTGATTGAACCTATTATGCCGCGTTATGTGAATCcaaattcaaaaggttttgacTCAAATGCAAGATGTGAGTATCACTCTAACACCCAAGGGCATAGTACTGAAAACTGTTGGACATTAAAGAAAGCCATTGAAAATTTGATTGAAGCAAAGGCAATTGTGGTAACAAACAATGAAGATACTCCTAATATCACAAACA
This DNA window, taken from Nicotiana tabacum cultivar K326 chromosome 15, ASM71507v2, whole genome shotgun sequence, encodes the following:
- the LOC142169766 gene encoding uncharacterized protein LOC142169766, which translates into the protein MSTIQNTPFTVVDKAPLQLQMWWYDLGEDGQKWVTKHLGALTDIMKIKPRDDLIEALVTFWDPVHNVFRFSDFELTPTLEEIAGYSGFGRDLRNQELIFPRALSVHRFFDLLNISKQIRKTNVVEGCCSFYFLYSRFGQPNGFEMHEKGLNNKQNKDTWQIHRRFAFIMAFLGIMVFPNEKRTIDTRIARVVQVLTTKEHHTLAPVILSDIYRALTLCKSGAKFFEGCNILLQMWLIEHLRHHPKFMSYGPNKDNFIESYEERVKDYNSRRGGSLDIPPKIFKCKSN